A region of the Halostella limicola genome:
ACCAAGCGCGGTTCGACCACGCGAACCAGGACCGTCATCCGATCGGGTGGTGCGAAGGGTACCTCGGCGGGAAGTACGACCTCTCGCAGTTCCACACCGTCGCCCTCAACGTCCCGTACGCTCTCCTCACTCGTCGTGATCCCGGCGCTCATCTCCGACGGACAGCGGGATGGGTCGTCGGCAGGGCCGTTCGGGAGCTATCGTCGATCGGCCAGTGACCGTAACGGGGGCGAACGACCGGCCGCTTACTCGTTTCCGACTTCGTTCTCCTGCAGAGGGTGGGAGTCAACAGTCATAATTAGGAGCGTATCGTTCGCTACGTCAAGGGAGACTATGTCTAAGGCCCATTCGCGAAAAATACTCGATATCGGCTGTGGGAAGAACAAACGGGAGCCGAAAGCGGTCGGACTCGACATTCGTGACTACGACCCTGTCGACGTGGTCGCAGACATCGACCGGGAGGAACTGCCGTTCGAGAGCGATCGCTTCGAGCGGATTCTAACGTATTCGGTGCTCGAACACATGGAAAACTTGCCGAGCGTGATGGAGAAGATCCACCGAATCGCCGAGGACGGCGCCGTGGTCGAGGGGAAAGTTCCCCACTGGAAGGATCGAAACGCGTACATCGACCCCACTCACAAGCGGTTCTTCGACGAGCGGACCTTCGACTACTGGGATCCGACGACTGAATACGGCGACCTCGAGTACTTCGACGTCGAGTTCCGCGTCCGTCGGTCGCAGCGCGTCCGTCGCCTCCAGTTCTGGAAGTCGCGACCGATCGAGTTCAAGCTGGAGGTCGTCAAATGAGCAGCGACTCCGGACTGACGGTCGTCCTCGGTTGGGACGGGATCGACAACGAACTCGCCACGG
Encoded here:
- a CDS encoding methyltransferase domain-containing protein, translating into MSKAHSRKILDIGCGKNKREPKAVGLDIRDYDPVDVVADIDREELPFESDRFERILTYSVLEHMENLPSVMEKIHRIAEDGAVVEGKVPHWKDRNAYIDPTHKRFFDERTFDYWDPTTEYGDLEYFDVEFRVRRSQRVRRLQFWKSRPIEFKLEVVK